Below is a genomic region from Haliotis asinina isolate JCU_RB_2024 chromosome 14, JCU_Hal_asi_v2, whole genome shotgun sequence.
TGATGTACTTTTTTATGCCATTCTCCATGTGGGTGGCAAAATAATTCATCATTTCCTGTCGGTTGTCAACGTCCATCCCTGTCTTCTCATAGATTTCCATGTATTGGTCATGGGACAGCGTTGATAAGGGCCCAAACATTGCCTGCTTATTCTGATAAACCTCCTGTAACAGATGGAAAGTtcagtctgagtgagtgagtgagcgattgCATGTTAGTGGAGTGGAGTTAGTTGAGTGAGTGGAATGGAGAGGAGATAGTTGAGTTGAATTTTTGAGTGAGTGGAGTGGAGATAGTTGAGTGGAATGGAGAGGAGATAGTTGAGGGAGTGGAATGGAGAGGAGATAGTTGAGTGAGTGGAATGGAGAGGAGATACTTGATTGAGTGGAATTCAGAGGAGATACTTGATTGAGTGAGTAGAGAGGAGTGGTGTGGAGTTAGTTGATTGAGTGGAGTTTAGTTAAGTTAGTTGAGGTCCGTGAGCGTTGTGGAGTGGAGTTAGTTGAGTGAGTGGAGGGTCTGCAAAATCAAGGTTTTATAATGAGAGCGATTCAACCATCACTTGCTTATAATATTTAGTTTCTTCTCCCAATTTTGTTCGTAAAATTAGCTGAtgtatatgagtgagtggggtGGAGTGGAGCGGAGAGAAGTGGAGTGGTGTACCATATCTCTCTGGTTGACATTGTTTAGATCAGACATTTTATATGAGTGTAGCtgttatggagtgagtgagtcagtaagtgagtaaatgagtgagtgaagtaaGTGAAGTGATTTTTGACATGTTGAATGAACACTTGAACCTGTAGTCTGACACCCTTAAGCTTCCAACTGTTTTCTACAGGATCTGAGTAAGAAGTAAGGAAGAAGTAAAAACTAATACTCAAACAAAACTAATGTAAAACagaaccaatgcttgtcataactaGGAACAAAGATAGATATCACTCTGTCCCTAATTCAATACATGTGCAGAAACATACAGTAGTCTTGTGCACTAACATATCTGTATTGAAACTAGCCTAACATGCATCAAAGGCAAAAAGAACCTtagaacaaatcatcaaacaaaACACCAAAGACTGTAGTATCAGAATTTCATGACTAGAAAACTGTAATCACAAACTGACTGAGTAATATCAAAAGCCAAAGATCAACAGCCTGGCCTATGATCAAACCCACAAGCATGAGTCTGTCATGACATGCTCTGGCAAAGAGAACAGAAGAGGTCACGCCAAGGATAGCTGCTTGGTGTTAATGCCGCACTTACCAATTTATCAGCTCTATGGCAGCAGTGTGtctataatcaagtctggatcagacaatcctgcgatcaataacatgagcatcggtctacacatttgggatacAGTGATGTGTCAGCTAGCCTGATCATCCAAtcctgttggtcgcctcttacgacaagcatgggtaactgaggtccaattctaacctggatcttaagGTCAAGGAAGATTGTACAAGTTTCTGGCATTGTTACATGACTGCAATCCTTTGAAATGGATGAACAGTTTCATATGACCGCCATGAGTGATGTTTCTGTATTAGGCTTTTTTgctacattggtcagtgtttcTTTTAAtcatgagtgggtgggtgagtgagtgagtgagtgagtgagtgagtgagtgagtgagtgagtgattgagtgagtgagtgagtgagtgagtgagtgagtgagtgagtttttgttttacgctgcttttagcaatatggtTTTAAGCAACATTAGCAtcgttccagcaatatcatagctggggacaccagaaatgggcttcacacaatgtacacatggggaattgaacccaggcttTCAGCATGAAGAGTGAAGGCTCTAATCACAAGAACACCCAACCCCTGTAATTACAAGAATATTTCACATGTCCCTTTCAACACAGATGCTGTCATACACCGTTGCTGACTGTCATAACTGCTACATGAACCACAGCATTATAATTAAGCATGGTGACCTTGTTCAGGCACTGGGTTTAAATCGAACAATATTCTCTGCCAGCTTTGTTGTGGTATCACATTGTTTCCGTCCATGTGCTGTGAACTGGGcacaaaatattccaaaatgtCCAGATGTGCATGTGTCGGTTCACAAAAgccagaatgggtcaatttgcaTTTTACACATTAATTTCATGCATCGATAAATTCCATGATTATCGGTAATATCTCACACTGACAAATGTATAAAGGACATAAACGATAACTGTCTCAAAAAGATAAGAATCCTAACTAGTCACATGATGAAATAAAGTTTATTTGAGAACCATGGTTACATATTTCAGTAATCGTATTAGTATTTTCGCCGagttaaattttgaaaataaaccaaTTTTTGAGCAAATCAGTCAATTTCAGATGTGCGTGGGACAAAACAGTTCCTACTTTGAAGAACAGAAAATCGTTCAATCGTTTTTGTTGAAACAGGCGATAGCTATGTTCCTTAGTGACAGTTCATTATCTATGGCTGGGGGTGATGATATTtttaatcattttcattttgttaggCGAGGTAGGGGGACCATCAATcttgtacacatgtactagGGATGGTTTGGCAAATATGGTATATAAAAAGATTTTACAATCATGCTTAACAATTATGGAAATGGGCTGGGGTGTCATTgaatttgtacatgacatgctgGGGAGGTCActtacatttgtgtgtgtgtgtgtgtgtgtgtgtgtgtgtgtgtgtgtgtgtgtgtgtgtgtgtgtgtgtgtgtgtgtgtgtgtgtgtgtgtgtgtgtgtgtgtgtgtgtgtgtgtgtgtgtgtgtgtgtgtgtgtgtgtgtgacatgcTGGGGAGGTCACTTACATtttacaggtgtgtgtgtgtgtgtgtgtgtgttcatttaTATTGTACATGTTCTTCCACAAAAATCATTGTCACCCAGGCTAGCTATAAATAATTCATAAATCATTAACTGTCATTTAACTGTCCTGTGTGGTATGTTTGCAATACACTGAGGGGGAAAAAAAAGTGCAAATGTTCCAGTATCGCTTTCCAGAAACTGTGCGATGCAAGGtgtgtgaagaaacctggaaattaTCAAAGGAAcacatgtactttcatgtgatcccttttTTAATTCCCTCAGTATATCATCTGTTGGCAAAGCAGATTGCTGTACAAGAAGCTTGTGAAGCTTTTACTGGAGtttaaggggtggtggggtagaccTGTGGTGAAATCTTCCCTTGTCATGCTGGCTGCCTGTGTTTGATTCCAACTATGggaacaatgtatgaagcctgtTTCCAGTGTCCCTCGTCATCATATTGTATGAATACTGCTCAAAGCAGATTAAAAcctgactcactcattcctcCAGGATTTGAGTGATGTGCTTGTACTCAGTTTAAAAGAGCAAAGTGGACTGTTTGTTagtgaataggtttgtttgttatggTTTTACCAAAATATGGtcagttttttaaaaaagtgaTCAGAGAAGAGGAAATAAGCAGAGAATAAAACTGACACATAACACTCAGGAACATACAAAATGGTCTGGTAATGTGCAATGTTCTCTAAACCAGCCTGTACCCAATGCCAAACAATTTTGACTACAGCAACaccagaagatcaattctaaccaatatctttacatgtaaaatacaaattGAACCAGTGATTGATTATGTGAGTACGGATCCATGAAATAACAGATCCATTAGGTACCCTAGCCCAACAAACAGCCAGTTTTAAACCTAAATCCCCACCTGATATTTCTGGAACACTACTAAAAATGGTATAAAAcgagactcactcacttgtgataAATTCATAACTTACATAATGTTTCGTCTGACAATCCAGTAGGTAGGCCTTGGACAGGTATGTGCTTGAActgatgtatgtatgatgtgcTTCAATCAAACTGGCAATCATGGAGTCACAGTCAATTGGTTCTTCTGGCGTAGGTGGCATTGGTGTCGCCAGGGGCAACATAGTAAGTGTGTCGTTCTGAGTAGTAGGAGAAACACATGACAAGGCCAGGTGACAGAATGCTTCAACAGCGGGACTCAAGGGGCTGGGAAACGAATCAAAGTCTTCAACTGATGGCGGTGCCTGTTCTGTGTCTGATGGTGGCGTCAGTATTGTGTATGATGCATCCTGTGCTGCATCCGATGGTGCCACCTGTGCTGTTTGCGAGGGTGTTGACTGGGTTGTACAAGTGTTTGAGGCAGTTGCCTGTGTCAGAAAAGTGTTTGATGTCAAGGTCTGCACTGAGTAAGTGTTTGACGTTCCTGTGTGTTCGGGAAAAGTTTTAGACGTTGACGCTTGCTCTGGCAATGAGTTTGATGTTGATGTCTCTTCTGGGAATGTGTCTGATGTCAACGTGTCCATTGGATAAATGTTTGATGTGAGTTctggaaacatgtttgatgtcaaTGCCTGCTCTGGTGATGAGTTTGATGTTGATGACACTTCTGAGAAAGCGCTTGATGCGAATTTCTGTGCTGGGACAGTGCATGTTGTTGTTAAATCTTCTTCCAGAGCAAGTGATGTTGTTGCCTGTCCTGTGACAACATTGGACGTTGCTTCTTGCACTGTTTTAGTGCATGATGTTGTGCATGATGTCTGTattgtgacagctgtgatgGACAGCTCTGGCTCTTGGCTTGATTCTGTTGTGGGGTTTCCTCCGGATTTTGTCGATCTTGAAGGGCCTTTATCTCTGGCCTTTGAACGTGTCACTGTGGGGTAGGTTGTGGTTGTAGCTGTGATCGGAGCTTGCTGTATAGAAGCACCCTCCACAGTTTGAGGTAGAGTTATTATGGTAATGTTATGGTTGTGGTCCTGTCTAAGTTCCtgttgttcaagctgtttcaccTCCAGAATGTCCTGTGTTCGCTTCTCGTGAGTGTAACGGCCAGTCTTGATAGCTGAAGCAAATGTCCAACACACAGTAGGGTCATCAATGAGAAAAACACACATTATTTTGTTTACGAGTCACCTAATGGTGACCTCCGTAAAGTTACAGCTATATGCCAGGGtaactgtaaataaacattgATGCTGGTTGGTTGATAAacgcagtggtctgtaaataattgagtctgatcaacacaatcctgtgatcaacaacatgagcactgatcttaCAATGgaggtacgatgacatgtgtcaaccaactcagcaagTTTGACCACCAATCCCCTTAACTGCCTTTTttgacaatcatgggttactgaagatctaaCAGTTACATTCAGAAAGTTTTATTGGACATCAATCCATCAAGTACCCTTGaccaacaagcacagtttgTTGTGAACCCAGTTTTTAACTAACCAGAGATGAAAACTCTATTTTGGGCCTAAGTGTAATACTGGATGTCAAAAATTGTAATTTAGACCcaaaaagtgtaatactggatGTCAAAAATTGTAATTTAGACCcaaaaagtgtaatactggatGTCAAAAATTGTAATTTAGACCcaaaaagtgtaatactggatGTCAAAAATTGTAATTTAGACCcaaaaagtgtaatactggatGTCAAAAATTGTAATTTAGACCCCaaaagtgtaatactggatGTCAAAAATTGTAATTTAGACCcaaaaagtgtaatactggatGTCAAAAATTGTAATTTAGACCCAAAAAGTGTAATACTTGTCTCCCAGTTGCTTTGACATAGTGCAcatcttcacaaaatgaatattCTGGACAGAAATCACCAATCATTATGAAACTTGATGCATCAAAAATTATTGGTCAGGTGACACATGATACTTTAATTACTTACAAATTAACTGGAATGAGCGTGATTCTAAGAATAAGTGATTTCTATGGAGGATGTCAGGCAATTTCTTAACCCATACCTGTGTGTGTTATGAAACACTTCCTTGAGAAATTTTATCCACTTTATTAATTTCCTAAAACCAGTAGAAAAGCATAATTTTTGTATATCAACAGTAGTAGTGTAATTAATTGGTCAAAATTGTAATAATTACACCCAAAGCATAAGGCTGGAATCTCTGGCTAAATCCCATACAGTTAGTCAAGTACATCTCGGTGATGAAACCATGCTGAACAAGCCAAATTATCAACAAGAATGAATTGGTTGACTTGTTATTTTAAAATTACTGAATGAAACCCACATATAAACAGCAATGATAAAATAAGAAACGATACAATGCAGACAACctcaacaacacacacaacctCAACAACAAAGACAACTTCAACAATACACACACAACCTCAACAACACAGACAACCTCAACAACAAAGACAACTTCAAcaatacgacccgtgaaggtcccggggtagaataggccttcagcaacccatgcttgccataaaaggcgactcagcttgtcgtaagaggcgactaacgggatcgggtggtcaggctcgctgacttggttgacgcatgtcatcggttcccaattgcgcagatcgatgctcatgttgttgatcactggattgtctggtccagacttgattatttacagaccgccgccatatagctgtaatattgcagagtgcggcgtaaaactaaactcactcactcactcactcacttcaacaaTACACACACAACCTCAACAACACAGACAACCTCAAAAAACACACAACCTTAACAGTACACATAACCTGAACAACACACTTAACCTCAAcaatagacacacacacagcaatacaCACAATCTCAACACACAGACCTCAACAATATGCACAACCTCTACAACACAGATAACCTCAACAATAAACACAACTTTAACAACAAAGACAACCTCAGCAACACAGACAACCTAAAAAACACAGACAACTTCAACAATACACACACAACCTCAACAACACAGACAACCTCAACAATACACACAACCTCAGAAGTGCACATAACCTGAACAACACACCTACCCtcaacaatacacacacacccacaaCAATACACACAATCTCAACACACAACTTCAACAAAATACACAACCTCAACAGTGCACATAACCTTTAACAACACACTTAACCTCAACGATACACACAATCTCAACACACAACCTCAACAATACACACAACCTCAACAGAGCACATAACCTGAACAACACACCTAACCTCAGCCATATACACCCacccacaacaaaacacaaaatctcAACACACAACCTCAACAATACACACAATTGCAAAAACACAGGCTACACTCTCACTGACTGTCAACAATACAGACAATGCTACCAACAGATCCACAACAGAGACAATCTTTTGTGTCTGTTTCTGTAAAGTAAAGTAGTATGTGTTAGCTTACCTGTCTTGGACATGCCCACACTGATACACTTCTCGTAGCGGCATGACGGGCAGGTGCTGCGTCTCCCCATACCAATCTTGCATCGCCCTGATGCCGAACATTTGTATTTGTCTTTACGCTGCAGACTCCGTCGAAAAAAGCCCTGAATATAAAAACTGA
It encodes:
- the LOC137261586 gene encoding nuclear receptor subfamily 1 group D member 1-like, which encodes MIEETDAQSSSSSPSTASTSTSSSTTSSPSRKSSATSLTSRPPVVPTAVANSLPPCRVCGEKASGFHYGVNTCEACKGFFRRSLQRKDKYKCSASGRCKIGMGRRSTCPSCRYEKCISVGMSKTAIKTGRYTHEKRTQDILEVKQLEQQELRQDHNHNITIITLPQTVEGASIQQAPITATTTTYPTVTRSKARDKGPSRSTKSGGNPTTESSQEPELSITAVTIQTSCTTSCTKTVQEATSNVVTGQATTSLALEEDLTTTCTVPAQKFASSAFSEVSSTSNSSPEQALTSNMFPELTSNIYPMDTLTSDTFPEETSTSNSLPEQASTSKTFPEHTGTSNTYSVQTLTSNTFLTQATASNTCTTQSTPSQTAQVAPSDAAQDASYTILTPPSDTEQAPPSVEDFDSFPSPLSPAVEAFCHLALSCVSPTTQNDTLTMLPLATPMPPTPEEPIDCDSMIASLIEAHHTYISSSTYLSKAYLLDCQTKHYEVYQNKQAMFGPLSTLSHDQYMEIYEKTGMDVDNRQEMMNYFATHMENGIKKYISFVKLIPGFTDLNIEDQATLVKASRFEFWMWGTFQGYNPELMVACLPNGKCLHRSEMCRIWDENFIAEMFRFSQTLKKLPLLPDEFVLVKCICVTFADRSGLKEPGKVEQIQWRLIQCFLHMLKKNHKSDAGLFAKVIDRMMESRTLTEWNYKIARRMHVWPAIQQSPLLVEMISM